A genome region from Candidatus Ozemobacteraceae bacterium includes the following:
- a CDS encoding polyketide synthase dehydratase domain-containing protein, whose translation MADRLFSLEAVPLLADHRIDGTPFAPFALLVEELLDAEETGDFATLERIELVQPLMLRRDRPKTARLHSAPVSGPVDGSREAEGARIVELLDDVGAAFIRGRFLQPSARPSAGISQPGADVGNPAFGEGSLKLPRADLYPGLLFHGPTFQADFTIGKAEPGSLLVRLSGLAAVPSAPDRLSPTARRAVVAGDLALQAASLHAMSLVPEPIVPWGCGLYARFVNVGAGDSLLVRARRLDDGRYDIDVMVETGEKPTPYMFWRNVEFRAIRAALSEKARTLLANIRRT comes from the coding sequence ATGGCCGACAGGCTGTTTTCGCTCGAAGCCGTGCCGTTGCTCGCCGACCACCGGATCGACGGCACGCCCTTCGCTCCCTTCGCGCTCCTGGTCGAGGAACTGCTCGATGCTGAAGAAACGGGGGATTTCGCGACTCTCGAACGAATCGAACTCGTACAGCCGCTCATGCTGCGCCGGGATCGCCCGAAAACCGCCCGTCTGCATTCGGCGCCGGTTTCGGGTCCTGTCGACGGCTCGCGCGAGGCTGAGGGAGCTCGCATCGTGGAACTGCTCGACGATGTCGGGGCAGCGTTCATTCGCGGCCGTTTCCTTCAACCCTCCGCCCGCCCGTCCGCCGGTATTTCCCAACCTGGGGCGGATGTCGGAAACCCGGCCTTCGGGGAAGGTTCCCTGAAGCTGCCCCGTGCCGACCTCTACCCGGGCCTGTTGTTTCACGGCCCGACCTTCCAGGCCGATTTCACGATCGGGAAGGCGGAGCCGGGCTCGCTGCTCGTGCGCCTGTCCGGGCTCGCAGCCGTCCCTTCGGCTCCCGATCGGCTTTCCCCAACGGCTCGGCGGGCGGTCGTCGCCGGCGATCTCGCACTGCAGGCGGCCTCCCTGCATGCCATGTCGCTCGTGCCGGAACCGATCGTCCCCTGGGGATGCGGCTTGTACGCTCGTTTTGTGAATGTCGGGGCGGGGGACAGCCTCCTGGTCCGGGCCCGTCGCCTGGATGACGGCCGATACGACATCGATGTGATGGTCGAAACGGGGGAAAAGCCGACCCCATACATGTTCTGGAGAAATGTCGAGTTCCGCGCGATCCGGGCGGCGTTGTCGGAAAAGGCCCGGACGCTCCTGGCGAACATCCGCCGAACCTGA
- a CDS encoding acyl carrier protein: MKRPDITREELVALITETLFDVARIKVAPHQYEENLFALGLDSLKAIQMLNQLEDRLDLMIDDSKLKTFTSIKAMTDFFDSLPTD, from the coding sequence ATGAAACGGCCTGACATCACCCGTGAGGAGCTGGTCGCGCTGATCACCGAAACGCTCTTTGACGTGGCCAGGATCAAAGTGGCGCCGCACCAGTACGAGGAGAACCTCTTCGCCCTCGGTCTCGACAGCCTGAAGGCGATCCAGATGCTGAACCAGCTCGAGGATCGGCTCGATCTCATGATCGACGATTCGAAGCTGAAGACCTTCACCTCGATCAAGGCGATGACCGATTTCTTCGACTCGTTGCCCACCGATTGA
- a CDS encoding beta-ketoacyl synthase N-terminal-like domain-containing protein — MEKVVITGLGLVSAAGIGAAENEEKFRAHESGIRRITRFPLHPKVKTCIAGLISPIPADRLPPDIVPLLSEEDLEQDYVKAAIYVVDEALRDAGIRDAIREKPWRTAVIVASSLGNFLYVAELVKEYYMKEKYKISSLIHGMNSYIPSRLASLFGAKGPCFLISSSCTSGLNAVLQAESLIQRGVVDRAIICAVDVCLETGTYHLWNKLRVLSHRNDEPNTACRPYCKTRDGMVVGEAAACFILEKEVPGRPSYARMCGYGMSNGSPDFLKPTPDDLRIAIREAIADAGVKPGEIDFIAGSASGSPNCDHFETEAIRDVFGDAADRIPLFAFKSFLGTTFGTQAVSEGVLGLRCMHSHYLPEVRNVFERDERVKANAYYRKADYAGMRMNRFLFINSGFAGNHMAVVFERPEIGRAP, encoded by the coding sequence GTGGAAAAAGTCGTGATCACCGGCCTGGGCCTGGTTTCCGCAGCGGGAATCGGGGCGGCCGAAAACGAGGAGAAGTTTCGGGCGCACGAGAGCGGCATCCGGCGCATTACCCGGTTTCCCCTGCATCCGAAAGTGAAAACCTGCATTGCCGGCCTGATTTCACCGATCCCGGCCGACCGGCTGCCCCCTGACATCGTTCCTCTGCTGTCCGAGGAAGACCTCGAACAGGACTATGTCAAAGCGGCGATCTACGTCGTCGACGAGGCCCTGCGCGACGCCGGGATCCGCGACGCGATCCGCGAGAAACCGTGGCGGACCGCGGTGATCGTGGCCAGCAGCCTCGGGAATTTCCTGTACGTCGCCGAGCTGGTCAAGGAATACTACATGAAGGAGAAGTACAAGATCTCCTCGCTGATCCACGGGATGAACAGTTACATCCCGTCACGGCTGGCCAGCCTGTTCGGCGCCAAGGGACCGTGCTTCCTCATCAGTTCCTCGTGCACAAGCGGTCTCAACGCCGTTCTTCAGGCGGAGTCGCTCATCCAGCGCGGCGTCGTCGACCGGGCCATCATCTGCGCCGTCGACGTCTGCCTCGAAACCGGAACCTACCACCTCTGGAACAAACTTCGCGTCCTCTCGCACCGCAACGACGAGCCCAACACCGCCTGCCGGCCCTACTGCAAGACCCGTGACGGCATGGTCGTCGGTGAGGCCGCCGCCTGTTTCATCCTCGAAAAAGAGGTGCCGGGCCGCCCATCGTATGCCCGCATGTGCGGATACGGCATGTCGAACGGCTCGCCGGACTTCCTCAAGCCGACGCCCGACGACCTGCGCATCGCCATCAGGGAAGCCATTGCCGACGCCGGGGTGAAGCCCGGCGAGATCGATTTCATCGCCGGTTCCGCCTCGGGCTCGCCGAACTGCGACCATTTCGAAACCGAGGCGATCCGCGATGTCTTCGGCGACGCCGCCGACCGCATCCCGCTCTTCGCCTTCAAGAGTTTTCTCGGCACGACCTTCGGCACCCAGGCGGTCAGCGAGGGGGTGCTCGGCCTGCGCTGCATGCATTCGCACTACCTTCCCGAGGTGCGGAACGTCTTCGAGCGCGACGAGCGGGTGAAGGCCAACGCCTACTACAGGAAGGCAGATTACGCGGGCATGCGGATGAACCGCTTCCTCTTCATCAATTCGGGCTTTGCCGGGAATCACATGGCGGTCGTCTTCGAGCGGCCCGAGATCGGGAGGGCGCCTTAA
- a CDS encoding NADH:flavin oxidoreductase: MTTIFEPFRCRRLPLPTRILRAATYENMADPAGRVGERHAALYERLARGGAGTIITGFAYVSRQGRALQPFQAGIAGEEHVEAWKPVIERVKRADPTCRVVLQIAHTGRQTGSAATGQAVVGAGPVRCTYFLSRVRTLTTEETAAQARVFGDACERAARAGFDAVQIHAAHGYLIHQFLSPYTNRRRDRYGGDRSLFLKEVLCEARSRTDIPILLKMSGAEDRPRAITPELTASYIREIEPLGIVDAIEISYGTMEIAFNIIRGGHPLEPVLRYNKLFTRFGEVFCRIFKHLIFPWYKRRFLPYSPVYNLDNALAVKKLAQSSIPILVTGGIRTAVQVREIVEERGLDGVTLCRPFIREPEIVAKFRADPQAVSLCTNCNLCTVHCDSPFPLRCHAVPERRGSPEGQAT, from the coding sequence ATGACAACGATCTTCGAGCCCTTCCGGTGCCGCCGCCTGCCCCTTCCCACCCGCATTCTCCGGGCGGCGACCTATGAAAACATGGCCGACCCGGCCGGGCGCGTCGGAGAACGCCACGCCGCGCTCTACGAGCGGCTGGCCCGGGGCGGGGCGGGAACCATCATCACCGGGTTCGCCTACGTCTCCCGGCAGGGACGCGCTCTCCAGCCGTTCCAGGCCGGCATCGCGGGCGAGGAGCATGTCGAGGCCTGGAAACCCGTCATCGAGCGGGTGAAACGGGCCGACCCCACCTGCCGGGTCGTCCTGCAGATCGCCCACACCGGCCGCCAGACCGGAAGCGCCGCGACGGGCCAGGCCGTCGTCGGGGCCGGGCCGGTGCGCTGCACCTATTTTCTGTCGCGGGTCCGCACGCTCACGACCGAGGAGACGGCCGCGCAGGCCCGGGTTTTCGGAGACGCCTGCGAGCGCGCCGCCCGCGCCGGGTTCGACGCCGTGCAGATCCATGCCGCCCACGGCTATCTCATTCACCAGTTTCTTTCGCCGTACACCAATCGTCGACGGGACCGGTACGGCGGCGACCGTTCGCTCTTCCTGAAGGAAGTCCTGTGCGAGGCCCGGTCGCGCACCGACATCCCGATCCTGCTCAAGATGAGCGGCGCCGAGGATCGTCCACGGGCCATCACTCCGGAGTTGACCGCCTCGTATATCCGTGAGATCGAGCCTCTCGGCATCGTCGATGCCATTGAGATCAGCTACGGAACCATGGAGATCGCCTTCAACATCATCCGCGGCGGGCATCCCCTCGAGCCCGTCCTGCGCTACAACAAGCTGTTCACCCGTTTCGGCGAAGTATTCTGCCGGATATTCAAACACCTCATTTTCCCCTGGTACAAACGCCGATTTTTGCCATACTCTCCGGTATACAACCTCGACAACGCGCTTGCCGTCAAGAAACTGGCCCAGTCGTCCATTCCCATTCTCGTGACCGGCGGGATCCGTACCGCCGTCCAGGTACGGGAGATCGTCGAAGAACGCGGTCTCGACGGCGTCACCCTCTGCCGACCGTTCATCCGCGAGCCGGAAATCGTCGCGAAGTTCCGCGCGGACCCGCAGGCCGTCTCGCTCTGCACCAACTGCAACCTCTGCACCGTTCATTGCGACAGCCCGTTTCCCCTGCGCTGTCATGCCGTGCCCGAACGCCGCGGATCGCCTGAAGGGCAGGCTACGTAA
- a CDS encoding MMPL family transporter yields MKLVERLAEILLWLSERCFKPLAVVFCLVFAWYGPALLPLRVNNTLATLLEKDTPEERTDQAIKKTFGDLDEIMILAYHDRELFTPANLRLIVETTERISRVPGVRNCFSLSSTPFFRNTMENGELVLHCAPLVENASYTASECQRLKADAVNNRLFVNNIISPDGRTAAFNIVFEPDVEPFAKENIVRAIRSIYEDIARGATGRFYFTGMHVFMETTGTIMQIDITVFAILSMLFLFIALLAIFRRPAMAFVGIGSAIIANALLFLTLHFLGRTLSIATTPVPAITMGLALAYSLHILAAKHEGNLDHPDETREIFVGSIFSALTSIIGFGTSCLNAIPTLVDFGIYASIGTFYAWLTALFFTYPVMRMIRHRPHPRFARRFKFLLRLATARYRRAILATAVLCFFAGFLILRMEVQTDYYQYYRQSSPMTRAVDFVNRTIGGQYPIVVELDTGAPDGVYRKEVLQWLEGFKRQCETLTGVNKVITYLDLLNEGYKAYVDDLPAGWYDDPAKVSQIAMIVQDANVDLNGYYRSDNADKTLIFVRTSHINSANFLAIVNRINVLVAEAPLPNARFRVGGTYQRCVNSANSMALSQFQGTFWEVLVLFTMAFFIIWSFRLTVIAFLANLLPIFAVYGILSSLGETLNMGTTTIASISLSIGLDDTIHFVVRYMSAYQKLQNVYRSTREVIRSLGTKMMLASLMISLAFCTLAFSNILPIFQLGVYTVVSMILCFLANMFLVPVLITMKKNPSSAAPTANR; encoded by the coding sequence ATGAAGCTCGTCGAACGTCTGGCCGAGATTCTGCTCTGGCTTTCCGAGCGATGCTTCAAACCGCTGGCGGTGGTTTTCTGCCTGGTCTTCGCCTGGTACGGCCCGGCCCTGCTCCCCCTGCGCGTCAACAACACCCTCGCCACCCTGCTCGAAAAGGACACTCCCGAGGAGCGCACCGACCAGGCGATCAAGAAGACCTTCGGCGACCTCGACGAGATCATGATCCTGGCATACCACGACAGGGAGCTGTTCACGCCGGCGAATCTCCGCCTGATCGTCGAAACGACGGAGCGGATTTCCCGGGTGCCGGGCGTGCGGAACTGCTTCTCGCTCTCGAGCACCCCCTTCTTCCGCAACACCATGGAAAACGGCGAACTGGTTCTGCATTGCGCCCCCCTCGTCGAAAACGCGTCCTACACGGCAAGCGAATGCCAGCGGTTGAAGGCCGATGCCGTCAACAACCGGCTCTTCGTCAACAACATCATCTCCCCCGACGGCCGGACCGCCGCGTTCAACATCGTCTTCGAGCCCGATGTGGAGCCCTTCGCCAAGGAAAACATCGTCCGCGCGATCCGCTCGATCTACGAGGACATCGCCCGGGGGGCCACCGGGCGGTTCTATTTCACCGGCATGCACGTCTTCATGGAAACCACGGGGACGATCATGCAGATCGACATCACCGTGTTCGCCATCCTCTCGATGCTGTTCCTGTTCATCGCCCTGCTGGCCATCTTTCGCCGGCCCGCGATGGCCTTCGTCGGCATCGGTTCCGCGATCATCGCCAACGCGCTGCTGTTCCTGACCCTCCACTTCCTGGGCCGCACCCTGTCTATCGCCACGACCCCGGTCCCCGCGATCACCATGGGACTCGCGCTGGCCTATTCCCTGCATATTCTGGCGGCCAAGCACGAGGGCAACCTCGACCACCCCGACGAAACCAGGGAGATCTTCGTCGGATCGATCTTTTCGGCTCTCACCTCGATCATCGGGTTCGGCACTTCGTGTCTCAATGCCATTCCGACCCTGGTCGATTTCGGGATCTACGCCAGCATCGGCACCTTCTACGCATGGCTGACGGCTCTTTTCTTCACCTACCCCGTGATGCGCATGATTCGCCACCGTCCCCATCCCCGCTTCGCCCGCCGTTTCAAGTTCCTTCTCCGCCTGGCGACGGCGCGGTATCGCAGGGCGATCCTCGCGACCGCCGTCCTCTGCTTCTTCGCGGGATTCCTCATCCTGCGCATGGAAGTGCAGACCGACTATTATCAGTATTACCGCCAGTCCTCGCCGATGACCCGGGCGGTCGACTTCGTCAACCGCACCATCGGCGGGCAGTATCCGATCGTCGTCGAGCTGGACACCGGCGCGCCCGACGGGGTCTATCGCAAGGAAGTCCTGCAATGGCTCGAGGGGTTCAAGCGCCAGTGCGAAACCCTGACCGGGGTCAACAAGGTGATCACCTATCTCGATCTGCTCAACGAAGGGTACAAAGCCTACGTCGACGACCTGCCGGCCGGCTGGTACGACGATCCGGCCAAGGTTTCGCAGATCGCCATGATCGTGCAGGACGCCAACGTCGACCTCAACGGCTATTATCGCAGCGATAACGCCGACAAGACGCTGATCTTCGTCCGGACCAGCCACATCAACTCGGCCAATTTTCTCGCCATCGTGAACCGGATCAACGTCCTGGTGGCCGAGGCGCCCCTGCCCAATGCCAGGTTCAGGGTCGGCGGCACCTACCAGCGGTGCGTGAATTCCGCCAACAGCATGGCGCTTTCGCAGTTCCAGGGCACCTTCTGGGAAGTCCTGGTCCTCTTCACCATGGCCTTCTTCATCATCTGGTCGTTCCGGCTGACAGTGATCGCCTTTCTCGCCAACCTGCTGCCGATCTTCGCCGTCTACGGCATCCTGAGCAGCCTCGGCGAGACCCTGAACATGGGAACGACGACCATCGCCTCGATTTCGCTGAGCATCGGGCTGGACGACACGATCCACTTCGTCGTCCGCTACATGAGCGCCTACCAGAAGCTGCAGAACGTCTATCGCAGCACGCGCGAGGTCATCCGGTCCCTCGGCACCAAGATGATGCTGGCCTCGCTGATGATCAGCCTCGCGTTCTGCACCCTGGCCTTCAGCAACATCCTGCCGATCTTCCAGCTCGGCGTCTACACCGTGGTTTCCATGATTCTCTGCTTCCTGGCCAACATGTTCCTGGTTCCGGTCCTCATCACCATGAAAAAGAACCCGTCGTCGGCCGCCCCCACGGCGAACCGCTGA
- a CDS encoding thiamine-phosphate kinase, producing MHHLDSIAEFAFINRMAQNLTHHPDQVNKRHEADAEILRRPDGTFLAATVDTLYEEYHLGLIRSPRVLGWNLISNALSDLAAVAAQPLGVLLALTIPPDQDHDWTRELFEGINAAITGHGTWCLGGDTSFGSPPGFSCTALGTITRPTPLLRTGAGPDDLLYVTGPLGAGNTLAIAHHVSRELWESREKQCLPRARLSEMQVLHPFAKCAIDTSDSLVQTLSILASVNHVGIDISPTPDLYIPEMTELTSRMNFPLWLTNVLGLGEYEIVLAVGRDREAAFLAEAARHAIPVKKLGATSPDPGIRIRDGERVFPLDIPHLLNLFGKCSSREVYLEALIEYDRRLRNPCP from the coding sequence ATGCATCATCTCGACTCGATCGCCGAATTCGCCTTCATCAACCGGATGGCGCAGAACCTGACCCATCATCCCGACCAGGTCAACAAGCGCCACGAGGCCGACGCCGAGATCCTGCGGCGCCCGGACGGCACCTTCTTGGCCGCCACCGTCGATACGCTGTACGAGGAGTATCACCTCGGGCTGATCCGCAGCCCCCGCGTCCTCGGCTGGAACCTCATCTCCAACGCTCTCAGCGACCTCGCCGCCGTCGCCGCCCAGCCTCTCGGGGTGCTGCTCGCCCTGACCATCCCGCCGGACCAGGATCACGACTGGACCCGCGAACTGTTCGAAGGGATCAATGCCGCGATCACAGGCCATGGGACCTGGTGTCTCGGCGGAGACACCAGTTTCGGCAGTCCTCCCGGGTTCTCCTGCACCGCCCTGGGAACGATCACGCGTCCGACCCCGCTTCTCCGCACCGGCGCAGGTCCAGACGACCTGCTGTACGTCACCGGGCCGCTCGGGGCGGGAAACACGCTGGCCATCGCCCACCACGTCTCCCGCGAACTCTGGGAGTCCCGGGAGAAGCAGTGCCTGCCCCGAGCCAGGCTCTCCGAGATGCAGGTCCTTCACCCGTTCGCGAAATGCGCCATCGACACCAGCGATTCCCTGGTGCAAACCCTGTCGATCCTCGCATCGGTAAACCACGTGGGCATCGACATCTCGCCCACACCCGATCTGTATATTCCCGAAATGACGGAACTGACCTCGCGCATGAACTTTCCGCTCTGGCTGACCAACGTCCTCGGTCTCGGGGAATACGAGATCGTCCTGGCGGTCGGCCGAGACCGGGAAGCCGCGTTTCTGGCCGAAGCCGCGCGACACGCGATTCCCGTCAAGAAGCTCGGCGCCACCTCGCCCGATCCCGGCATCCGGATCCGAGACGGCGAGCGGGTCTTCCCCCTCGACATCCCCCACCTGCTGAACCTCTTCGGCAAGTGCTCCTCGCGGGAAGTCTACCTCGAAGCCCTGATCGAGTATGACCGCCGCCTGCGAAACCCATGCCCGTGA
- a CDS encoding HD domain-containing protein, translating into MLSCMMKNLMTDEKLRERRVPREEDLRGPFLRDQTAIIHSLPFRRLKHKTQVFSAPENDHICTRMEHVMHVATIAVSIVRGLNRLGWQLNEEAAFAIGIGHDLGHPPFGHVGEHALDAILGRHGSSFMHEINGLRVVDVLANDGRGLNLTFAVRDGIVCHNGEKFEPSLVPADTPNIPEHVLDRNARPSTWEGCIVRFSDKIAYLGRDIEDAIDANLISEQDVPDLVRRELGNRNGEIINTLVVDLITASSDSGAIRFSPERFAIINELRRFNYERIYFHPKLREYGAYIDEIVGRLFGHLHGLATRFGAEYARYAASPLPLDRMFGHYLERMEQAYQRESAGPERMAADYLSGMTDEFALSSLRQITFPPPIC; encoded by the coding sequence ATGCTGTCGTGCATGATGAAGAACCTGATGACGGACGAAAAACTGCGGGAGCGGCGCGTTCCCCGGGAAGAGGACCTGCGCGGGCCGTTTCTGCGCGACCAGACCGCGATCATCCACTCCCTGCCGTTCCGGCGGCTCAAGCACAAGACGCAGGTGTTCTCGGCGCCCGAGAACGATCATATCTGCACGCGTATGGAACACGTCATGCACGTCGCGACGATCGCCGTCTCGATCGTGCGCGGCCTCAACCGCCTCGGCTGGCAACTGAACGAGGAGGCGGCGTTTGCGATCGGCATCGGCCACGACCTCGGCCACCCGCCCTTCGGCCACGTCGGCGAGCACGCCCTCGACGCGATTCTCGGTCGGCACGGTTCGTCGTTCATGCACGAAATAAACGGGCTCCGCGTCGTCGACGTCCTCGCGAACGACGGACGGGGCCTCAATCTCACCTTCGCCGTCCGCGACGGCATCGTCTGCCACAACGGCGAAAAGTTCGAACCCAGCCTCGTTCCCGCCGACACGCCGAACATTCCCGAGCACGTTCTCGACCGGAACGCCCGGCCCTCGACCTGGGAAGGCTGCATCGTCCGATTTTCCGACAAGATCGCCTACCTCGGCCGAGATATAGAAGATGCTATAGATGCAAACCTGATCTCAGAGCAGGATGTCCCCGACCTCGTGCGTCGCGAACTCGGCAACCGGAACGGCGAGATCATCAACACGCTGGTCGTCGACCTGATCACCGCCTCGAGCGACAGCGGGGCCATTCGTTTCTCTCCCGAACGATTCGCGATCATCAACGAACTGCGCCGGTTCAACTACGAACGCATCTATTTTCATCCGAAGCTGAGAGAATACGGCGCCTACATCGACGAGATCGTGGGCCGTCTGTTCGGGCATCTGCACGGACTCGCAACCCGGTTCGGTGCCGAGTATGCGCGCTACGCGGCGTCCCCGCTCCCGCTCGACCGGATGTTCGGCCATTATCTCGAACGGATGGAACAGGCGTATCAACGCGAATCGGCCGGCCCAGAGCGCATGGCCGCCGATTACCTCTCGGGGATGACCGACGAGTTCGCCCTCTCCTCGCTCAGGCAGATCACGTTCCCTCCACCGATCTGTTGA
- a CDS encoding rubrerythrin family protein, whose translation MKRIVVSLFAVSLLMTGALFAQNASPDAAATPDVVIAPAEPTPAAPVAAQVAGNTLENMLTAFNGESNAQAKYTEFAKKADEEGYLGVGSLFRAAAKAEGVHAANLKAEIEKQGGKAEPKLETPVVKTTKENLEAAIAGETHETEKMYPEFKATAETEKQDMAVVLFGGAAKVEGDHARMYAEALKDLDAMKAGKKDFFVCLVCGYTTGQAPADKCPVCMSPKEKFEKVN comes from the coding sequence ATGAAACGTATCGTGGTTTCCCTTTTTGCGGTTTCCCTTCTGATGACGGGTGCGTTGTTTGCCCAGAACGCGTCTCCTGACGCCGCTGCGACGCCTGACGTCGTCATCGCTCCGGCGGAACCGACTCCCGCGGCCCCGGTTGCAGCACAGGTTGCGGGGAATACCCTTGAGAACATGCTGACGGCGTTCAACGGCGAATCGAACGCCCAGGCGAAATATACGGAGTTCGCGAAGAAGGCCGACGAGGAAGGATATCTCGGCGTCGGCAGCCTGTTCCGCGCAGCCGCGAAAGCGGAAGGCGTTCATGCCGCGAATCTCAAGGCCGAGATCGAGAAGCAGGGCGGCAAGGCCGAGCCCAAGCTCGAGACGCCGGTCGTGAAGACCACGAAGGAAAATCTCGAGGCCGCGATTGCCGGTGAGACCCACGAAACCGAGAAGATGTATCCGGAGTTCAAGGCAACCGCCGAAACCGAGAAGCAGGACATGGCGGTCGTTCTGTTCGGCGGCGCCGCCAAAGTCGAGGGCGACCATGCCAGGATGTATGCCGAGGCTCTCAAGGATCTCGATGCCATGAAGGCCGGCAAGAAAGACTTCTTCGTCTGCCTCGTCTGCGGTTATACCACCGGACAGGCTCCGGCCGACAAATGCCCCGTCTGCATGTCCCCGAAAGAAAAATTCGAGAAGGTGAACTGA
- a CDS encoding Rrf2 family transcriptional regulator: MAEIVKFSDAVNLGFHSMIYLSMHQDQEIPLHDIAVALRVSEAHLSKVLQRLRKVGLVLASRGPAGGYRLALKPSDITFARIFEAIEGPITPQYCLFGSPVCMNSFCNMGSFIGHINTEVKTFLEKTTLADLPVTGFQSPKPRAA, from the coding sequence ATGGCCGAGATTGTGAAATTTTCTGATGCGGTGAACCTGGGGTTCCATTCCATGATCTACCTCTCCATGCATCAGGACCAGGAGATCCCCCTCCATGACATCGCCGTCGCCCTGCGCGTCTCGGAAGCGCATCTTTCGAAGGTTCTTCAGCGTCTGCGCAAGGTCGGGCTGGTTCTCGCCAGCCGCGGGCCGGCCGGCGGCTACCGCCTCGCCCTGAAGCCCTCCGACATCACGTTCGCCCGCATTTTCGAAGCCATCGAAGGGCCCATCACTCCACAGTATTGTCTCTTCGGCAGCCCCGTCTGCATGAATTCGTTCTGCAACATGGGCAGCTTCATCGGTCACATCAATACGGAAGTGAAAACCTTCCTCGAAAAGACCACCCTCGCCGACCTTCCCGTCACCGGTTTCCAGTCCCCGAAACCGCGCGCCGCCTGA
- a CDS encoding 4Fe-4S binding protein, translating to MKRKIISIDESKCNGCGLCIPGCHEGALQIVDGKAKLVADVYCDGLGACLGECPQGALSIEEREAVEFDQKLVDHRLAALKAQKGGGCPSQSHGHHHGGGCPGSAMRQMNRPTPAASAAMASGSAQSQLGQWPVQLMLVPPAAPFLLEADILLCADCVPFALADFHTRYLAGRAVLVGCPKLDDSDHYLNKLIEMFKTSRPKRVTVVRMEVPCCGGLAWLAEEARRAAGLDFPLEVHTIGIQGGVIQKQNVS from the coding sequence ATGAAACGCAAGATCATCAGCATCGACGAATCGAAGTGCAACGGTTGCGGCCTCTGCATCCCGGGGTGTCACGAAGGCGCCCTCCAGATCGTGGACGGGAAGGCGAAGCTCGTCGCCGACGTGTATTGCGACGGTCTTGGCGCCTGCCTCGGCGAGTGCCCACAGGGCGCCCTCTCGATCGAGGAGCGCGAGGCGGTCGAGTTCGACCAGAAGCTCGTCGACCATCGTCTGGCGGCGCTCAAGGCCCAGAAGGGCGGCGGTTGCCCCTCACAGAGTCACGGACACCACCACGGCGGCGGCTGCCCGGGAAGCGCGATGCGCCAGATGAATCGCCCCACGCCGGCTGCATCTGCCGCGATGGCAAGCGGTTCGGCCCAGTCCCAGCTCGGCCAGTGGCCCGTCCAGCTGATGCTCGTCCCTCCCGCGGCGCCTTTCCTGCTCGAAGCCGACATCCTCCTCTGTGCCGACTGCGTTCCGTTCGCCCTGGCCGATTTTCACACACGGTATCTGGCCGGCCGGGCGGTTCTCGTCGGCTGCCCCAAGCTCGACGACAGCGATCATTACCTGAACAAGCTGATCGAGATGTTCAAGACCTCGCGCCCGAAACGCGTCACCGTGGTCCGCATGGAAGTGCCCTGCTGCGGCGGCCTGGCCTGGCTGGCCGAGGAAGCCCGCCGGGCGGCCGGACTTGATTTCCCGCTCGAAGTGCATACCATAGGAATTCAGGGGGGCGTCATACAGAAACAAAACGTCTCCTGA